From the genome of Leptospira bouyouniensis:
CCGTTCATATCTTTACTTGCAATAAAATTTCGAAATCCTTCATCCGCTGGATCCTCATGAATATAAAACTCAATTAATATTCCCTTCTCGAAAAACAAGGCAAAATCTATTGTTTTTGTAATATAAGCCTCCTGTATCCCAGGATATTTTTTTGACTCTTTCTCATAATAGTGGTAATCAAGTAAAAAATCAACATACCCAACTTTGCCATTTGCAAATTTTCTTGGCATAGGGGGTTTATACGTTAAGCGATGCCGGTAACCATTCCCTAGCATTTCCAAAACTTCATGTTTCGTCATTCCCTTTTTGATCTTTCGAATGTCTTCCTTTTTTATCATTTCATCCGAATCTTCGTTGTAACGATCATCTACTTCTTCACAAGAAATGAATACGGCGAAAACCAATATGACTGCAAAATTAAGATGATTACTTTTTCTTATATGCATTTTCATTTAATTAACATCTAATTGTAATAAAGTATAAAATAATTTAAATCTGAAGTAATTATTTATTTATTTATTAAGATTAAAGATAGTTTTATATTCATTGAATTATTTTTCCATGTCGTATAACGAACTAGTGGAGACGACGTTTCTCGTAGCTGAGCCTCGCAGAGGCGTTAGCGTCGGCGCGTCTTCTTGCGGAGCGAGAAGCGTGACGGAGAGAAATGTGGCGCAGCCCAAGCGAGGCCGTAAGTGCCGAAGCGCAGCGTTTCCATGCTGTTATGCGTAGTGCTCTAATTCACTAAATTTTTTATTTCTTATTGTAAATTTTAAAGTAAATCCATTAGAAATAGAACCATTCCACTGAATTTTTTCTAATTTAATATGGTGTAGATCGGTAAATTCTTCTTTAGGTTTCGTTACTTTTAATGACTTTGAAAATGATTTTGAAAGTTGATATCCTATTGCTTTGAAAAATAGAATATTCACGTAGCGATTGAATTCCTGTAATGTCTCAAATTTATTCTGAGTATCACCAACATGTAAAACTAATTTCAGGATAAATGCTTTTTCAGGATTACCATGAATATAATAAGATATATTATTTTGGAAGTTTCCTTTGCTAATGCTTATTTGGGGCGACAATGCTGTCCAATAATCTTCTTCAGAAAATTTCCTATAATATGCTGTTTCTATTCCCTCTTCCTTGAGAAAGTCCTTGGCAAGCTGTGGATTCCAGCCTTCATTTAACTTAATAATCCTATTTTTGTTTTCTTTAATATTGGTTTGGAATTCCTTAATGTGTTTAAAGGATAGATCCAGATTCTGGCTGGGATTATCTAAAATACTTAGATGAGAGATCCATCTAAGTAACCAAGTTGTTTTGAAGTGAAATCTTTTAATTGCCTCTAATTTTACATTTCTGTTGAGCTTTTTGTTAATAAATAATCGATCAATACGGTTGAATGTATTTTCGTAAGCTATAAATATGTTAAGAAAAAAGAGGAACGGTATGAATGATAAGGTTAGTAATATTGGTGTAGTAAATTCTAATAAATTATCTTTGCTTATGAAAGTATCTAAGTTTGAAAGAATTTTATAAATTGAATATGCTATGATAACTATACCGATTAGTATTAATAGTTTATTTGTAAACTTATAGATTGTAGTATATTCTTCTTCCTTTTTTGTTTCGGTAAAGAGGTTTATTAGAATTAAAAAAACAACCACCGGAAGGAGGAAGATTTCGATGACGAAAGGGAAAGTATATACGCCAGATAGAAATTCTACTATGACGACTAGTTTGAAACTTTCTAAGAATGTGTCTTTAAAAAAGGAATATTTGTTTTTGACAGAGATTAGTTTTGAAATCGCAGAAAATACATATGTCAAAAACCATAAAGTTGTATTTTTCGCCTGACTAATATTCCATAACTGAAGATAATTTAGGAAAATAGTAGTAAGACCAAGGTATAGTATTATTATGAGAAATATGATTAGAATCTTTTTTCCCAATAGAAGTTTTGTCAGTTTTAATACGGCTATCCTACCTTCCTTTTTAAGGATTAAGTAAAAGAATAATACTGTTATCCAAAATCCAAATGCTTCTTCCCTTGAGTTTAACATTTTTAAGTTTATTTTAGAGCATTACGCATAACGAACTAGGGGAGACGACGTTCCTCGTAGCTGAGCCTACGTAGTAGGCGTTAGCGTCGGCGCGTCTTCTTGCGTAGCGAGAAGCGTGACGGAGAGGAATGTGGCGCAGCCCAAGCGAGGCCTCGTGCCGAAGCGAAGCGTTTCCCCGCTGTTATACGCTGTTTGAAAGTTTATAAGGTGAGTCACCAAATCCAATGGCATTTAGCTTTGAAAATAAATCTTTTTTTTCTGGAAATTTTCCAAGTAAAGAGGATATTACTCTTTTCAGATATTCTGTAGTGATCTTAGTATATTCGAGAATTTCATAGAAATCTGCCTCGCCGTTATGAACTAGTTTTGATCGAAGATTATATGCTTTTTTCATTTTCTCGAATATTGCTTGTGATTCTTCTGGTGTTTCTCCGATTAGAACCGCTGTGCATCTAGCCAAAGTATAGCTTATTTGATCTTTTCCTGTATTGAATAATATTTCAAAAGCAATTAGTATACTTAAAAATCGCATATTATCATTTAGATAGTATGATAAATCTAAATAATTTCTAGAAGAGTTAATATAACTCGGAATATCCAATTTATCAATATTTTTTATTAAATTTAGAAGATTTGGATATTCCAATTTGAATTTTTCATTAGTTACAAATCCAATTTGTCCACCTAGATGAGCAATTGCTTTATATGTGTTGTTGTCATTCGTTAGGTAAGCAATATGGAATTCAGGAACTTTTATATATCCAGAACTAATTATATTGATATAGGATATTTTTGAATTTATATCATTACTTATTTTCTTTGCATCATCTATTAGTTTACTAGGCCAACGAATACTGGAAATCGGTATTCCTGAATCGTTGCATTCTACTTCTGAGTTTGGAAGTTCAACGTATAAATAATAATAGTGATCTTCAGCTGTAGAAAAATAATGGCCAATTTCAAAAAATCTATCTCTACCGGATAAAGTGTAAAAGAATTTTTGGACATCTATAAAATTTAACGTATTGATTTCAACGGCTAAGGTATCTTTCAATAATAATACTTGATCAGATGCATTTATGAAAGGGGCAACTAAAAATAACGGTTTCTTATTCATGATTTTTCAAATAGCGTATAACGAACTAGACTTACCGAAGTTGTCCGCCCCTGAGTCCCGGTAACGGGACGTTAGGGACTGGCATGTAGCTTGCGCAAGCAAGGCAAATGCCAGAAGGACAATTTGCCGCAGGCCGAGCGAGGGCTAGTCCCGAAGCGAAGCGGTAAGTCGCTGTTATACGCTGTGGTTTTTGTTAC
Proteins encoded in this window:
- a CDS encoding HEPN domain-containing protein; translation: MNKKPLFLVAPFINASDQVLLLKDTLAVEINTLNFIDVQKFFYTLSGRDRFFEIGHYFSTAEDHYYYLYVELPNSEVECNDSGIPISSIRWPSKLIDDAKKISNDINSKISYINIISSGYIKVPEFHIAYLTNDNNTYKAIAHLGGQIGFVTNEKFKLEYPNLLNLIKNIDKLDIPSYINSSRNYLDLSYYLNDNMRFLSILIAFEILFNTGKDQISYTLARCTAVLIGETPEESQAIFEKMKKAYNLRSKLVHNGEADFYEILEYTKITTEYLKRVISSLLGKFPEKKDLFSKLNAIGFGDSPYKLSNSV